A window of the Halopseudomonas phragmitis genome harbors these coding sequences:
- the eat gene encoding ethanolamine permease: protein MSHDNRAYLAKRQLKRGSAGAILLAGLGVSYVISGNFAGWNFGIAEAGWAGFAIAAVLMAVMYLTLVLSLAEMSAAIPAAGGGYSFARQAMGPTGGFFTGLAVLIEYALAPAAIVIFIGAAVEALIGVNGPWVYAAFYAVFIGIHLAGVGEALKTMMIISGLAVFAIVATGVALVMHFDVSNLFDVPVSEAAGASALLPLGWYGVWAALPFAMWLFLAVEGVPLAAEEAKDPGRDVPRGIIGAMLFLLFTALLVVVLVPGAGGAAAMGGSEVPLVDALNATGQGGLATLVNVLGLAGLVASFFSIIYGYSRLVFALSRAGYLPTSLSLTTERKVPARALIVPGVFGFLASLSGEGDLMLAMAVVGATVSYALMAFSHILLRVRQPELLRPYRTPGGVVTSSIALVLSLVALTGVYAFDPRAFFFTLGLFVIGAVYYFGYSRKRLVLKSADEEFAMLAEAEAELAPAV, encoded by the coding sequence ATGTCCCATGACAATCGGGCCTATCTGGCCAAACGGCAGCTCAAGCGCGGCAGTGCAGGAGCCATCCTGCTTGCCGGGTTGGGTGTTTCCTATGTTATTTCCGGTAATTTTGCCGGCTGGAACTTTGGTATTGCAGAGGCGGGCTGGGCCGGCTTCGCTATCGCCGCAGTGCTGATGGCGGTGATGTACCTGACGTTGGTGCTGTCGCTGGCGGAAATGTCGGCGGCGATTCCGGCTGCTGGTGGTGGCTACAGCTTTGCTCGGCAGGCCATGGGCCCGACCGGTGGCTTCTTTACCGGGCTGGCGGTGCTGATCGAGTATGCCCTGGCCCCGGCGGCTATTGTCATCTTCATTGGTGCAGCGGTGGAAGCGCTGATCGGCGTCAACGGCCCCTGGGTCTATGCGGCCTTCTACGCGGTGTTTATTGGCATTCATCTGGCGGGTGTTGGTGAAGCGCTGAAGACCATGATGATCATCAGCGGTCTGGCGGTGTTCGCCATTGTCGCCACGGGGGTCGCGTTGGTGATGCACTTTGATGTGTCCAACCTGTTCGATGTACCGGTCAGCGAAGCCGCTGGTGCCAGTGCATTGCTGCCGCTGGGCTGGTACGGGGTGTGGGCGGCGCTGCCGTTCGCCATGTGGCTGTTCCTGGCTGTCGAGGGCGTGCCGCTGGCTGCCGAAGAGGCCAAGGATCCGGGTCGTGACGTGCCGCGCGGTATCATCGGCGCCATGCTGTTCCTGCTGTTTACCGCGCTGCTGGTCGTGGTGCTGGTGCCGGGTGCTGGTGGTGCCGCCGCCATGGGCGGTAGTGAAGTGCCGCTGGTGGACGCGCTCAACGCTACGGGCCAGGGCGGTCTGGCAACGCTGGTCAACGTGTTGGGGCTGGCCGGTCTGGTGGCCTCGTTCTTCTCGATCATCTACGGCTACAGCCGCCTGGTATTTGCCCTGTCGCGCGCTGGCTACCTGCCCACCTCGTTGTCGCTGACTACCGAGCGCAAAGTACCGGCGCGGGCTCTGATCGTGCCTGGTGTATTCGGCTTTCTGGCTTCGTTGAGTGGTGAGGGCGACCTGATGCTGGCGATGGCGGTGGTGGGCGCTACGGTGTCCTATGCACTGATGGCGTTCAGTCACATCCTGCTGCGGGTACGTCAGCCGGAGCTGCTGAGGCCTTATCGCACCCCGGGCGGGGTCGTGACCTCGAGCATTGCACTGGTGCTGTCGCTGGTGGCGCTGACCGGAGTCTATGCCTTCGACCCGCGTGCGTTCTTCTTCACCCTTGGTCTGTTCGTGATTGGTGCGGTCTACTACTTCGGTTACAGCCGTAAACGCCTGGTACTCAAATCTGCGGACGAAGAGTTTGCCATGCTGGCGGAGGCGGAGGCCGAACTGGCACCGGCAGTCTGA
- a CDS encoding potassium channel family protein, with amino-acid sequence MHIRAWLHQAVDPSARAQGVSLFNLVICGLILIAVLIAVLETEQTLVDQFPVFFYLAEWLFFIVFAAEFCLRVYVAPLNPLFTGRFGRIRYLFSLWALIDLLALLPFLLTGTDVTAYYLRLARLLRVLRIARLGRFTHAWAMLGGAFHARRYELLISALIALLLLLVSSTFLYLLEAEGQPDAFGSVPRALWWSVATLTTVGYGDVTPLTAAGKFFAGITAVAGIGLVAMPTGILAAAFSDAFQKQRGEKQGG; translated from the coding sequence TTGCATATCAGAGCTTGGCTCCATCAGGCAGTTGATCCATCCGCCCGAGCACAGGGCGTTTCGCTATTCAATCTGGTGATTTGTGGGCTGATCCTGATAGCGGTTCTGATTGCTGTTCTCGAAACCGAGCAAACATTGGTTGATCAGTTCCCGGTCTTTTTCTACTTGGCCGAATGGCTGTTCTTTATCGTTTTTGCTGCCGAGTTTTGCCTCAGGGTTTATGTCGCTCCGCTTAACCCACTGTTCACTGGCCGTTTTGGCCGTATTCGCTATCTGTTCAGTCTGTGGGCCCTGATAGACCTGCTGGCGCTGTTGCCGTTTTTGCTCACAGGTACCGATGTCACCGCCTACTACCTGCGCCTTGCGCGTCTATTGCGTGTATTACGGATCGCCCGGCTCGGCCGTTTTACCCACGCCTGGGCCATGCTCGGTGGTGCCTTTCATGCTCGCCGCTATGAACTTTTGATCAGCGCACTGATTGCTTTATTACTGCTACTGGTATCCAGCACCTTTCTCTATCTGCTTGAGGCCGAAGGCCAGCCGGACGCCTTTGGAAGCGTACCCCGTGCCCTGTGGTGGAGTGTGGCGACACTCACGACGGTGGGCTATGGTGATGTAACACCTCTGACGGCAGCCGGTAAGTTTTTTGCGGGTATTACAGCCGTAGCCGGTATCGGTTTGGTGGCCATGCCCACTGGCATCCTGGCGGCGGCGTTCAGTGATGCGTTTCAGAAGCAGCGGGGAGAAAAGCAAGGTGGGTAA
- a CDS encoding restriction endonuclease — MARRRTSDFEKLIDVLAKLPWWVSLLIGFIAWLILHQVASSPAVTSTTGKLEDISGLFLSQIWHAFAQFGQYLIPVACALGALGSIAARRKRKKLLQNVNAATQPGRAIDGLSWQAFELLIGEAFRKKGYSITETGGKGADGGIDLILRKEGEKYLVQCKHWRSLKVGLPVMREFFGAMAVEGAAGGYVVTSGQFTAEAKAFAEGRNIQLIDGNELKPLLGNPSPTSAVVEPAIATRPFQQPLASEPLCPLCRSAMVKRTARQGRNAGNDFWGCSAYPKCKGVVNV; from the coding sequence ATGGCACGTAGACGTACCTCGGATTTTGAAAAGCTGATAGACGTACTTGCCAAGCTGCCCTGGTGGGTCAGTTTGTTGATCGGCTTTATTGCCTGGTTGATACTCCATCAGGTTGCTTCCAGCCCGGCGGTTACGTCCACCACAGGCAAGCTAGAAGATATTTCTGGTCTCTTCCTGAGCCAGATATGGCACGCTTTCGCGCAGTTTGGTCAATACCTGATCCCCGTTGCCTGTGCGCTCGGTGCACTCGGCTCCATTGCTGCCCGCCGTAAACGCAAAAAACTCCTCCAAAACGTCAATGCTGCGACCCAGCCTGGCAGAGCCATAGATGGCTTGAGCTGGCAGGCGTTCGAGTTGTTGATTGGTGAAGCCTTTCGCAAAAAGGGTTACAGCATTACCGAAACCGGTGGCAAAGGGGCTGACGGCGGCATAGACCTTATCCTGCGCAAAGAAGGCGAAAAGTATCTGGTGCAGTGCAAGCACTGGCGCTCGTTAAAAGTGGGCTTGCCGGTGATGCGCGAGTTCTTTGGGGCTATGGCAGTGGAGGGTGCTGCGGGTGGATACGTGGTCACTTCGGGGCAGTTTACTGCGGAAGCTAAGGCCTTTGCGGAAGGGCGGAATATTCAATTGATTGATGGCAACGAGCTCAAGCCGTTGCTGGGAAATCCAAGCCCTACATCTGCTGTTGTCGAGCCAGCCATTGCTACCAGACCTTTCCAACAGCCATTGGCTTCAGAGCCTTTGTGCCCGCTTTGCAGGAGTGCAATGGTCAAGCGCACCGCTAGGCAGGGTAGAAATGCGGGCAATGATTTTTGGGGGTGTAGCGCTTATCCGAAGTGTAAAGGGGTGGTGAATGTATAG
- a CDS encoding tRNA (adenine(22)-N(1))-methyltransferase codes for MKLSKRLNQIRSMVPPGYTHIWDCCCDHGLLGAALLSDQAAPHIHFVDVLPRLINQLNEKLQRFYPVTSNNWYTHCLDTAALPLEHYPGKHLIIIAGVGGDLTTRFIQAIHHQHPRAQLDFLLCPIHQEYPLRQQLIALDFRLKEEVLVSENQRFYEVLLVSAEQKEMAEWQKISPVGDKIWQADTLKQESIARRYLHKTLKHYQNSQKGNADNVRKAIDAYRAVTISKLEEIGVTEIGSDENIPASLN; via the coding sequence GTGAAACTTAGCAAACGCCTCAATCAAATCAGATCCATGGTCCCGCCCGGTTATACCCACATCTGGGACTGCTGTTGTGATCACGGCCTGCTCGGCGCAGCGCTGCTCTCCGATCAGGCGGCACCGCACATCCACTTTGTTGACGTGCTGCCCAGGCTGATCAATCAGTTGAACGAAAAACTCCAGCGCTTTTATCCAGTGACATCCAACAACTGGTATACCCACTGCCTGGATACTGCCGCACTGCCACTGGAGCACTATCCCGGCAAGCATCTGATCATCATTGCCGGTGTGGGTGGAGACCTGACTACGCGGTTTATCCAGGCGATTCATCACCAGCATCCCCGCGCCCAGCTCGATTTTCTGCTCTGCCCAATTCATCAGGAATACCCTCTGCGCCAGCAATTGATTGCTCTGGATTTCAGACTCAAAGAGGAGGTGCTGGTGAGCGAAAACCAACGTTTTTATGAGGTGTTGCTCGTCTCGGCGGAGCAAAAGGAAATGGCCGAGTGGCAAAAGATCAGCCCCGTAGGCGATAAAATCTGGCAGGCAGACACCCTCAAACAGGAGAGCATTGCAAGGCGTTACCTGCACAAGACGTTAAAGCACTACCAAAACAGCCAAAAGGGGAATGCAGACAATGTGCGAAAGGCTATAGATGCCTATCGTGCGGTCACGATCAGCAAACTGGAGGAAATCGGGGTCACAGAAATCGGGTCAGATGAAAATATCCCTGCTTCTCTGAACTGA
- a CDS encoding MaoC/PaaZ C-terminal domain-containing protein: MNTLRSDFETAVLNGQDHLSDWHVITQQMVDEYAALTGDGEGEWVHLDPQRASQEPDYGGTIVQGFLQVSHLIKLHAEAMKARPAIDKNFALNYGFDRLRFVGQMPVGVKFRARVGARELAHKPNGGCLLKQHVQLELEDGRPTLVAEWLFYLDGRAFGE; encoded by the coding sequence ATGAACACGCTACGCAGCGATTTTGAAACGGCCGTACTGAATGGCCAGGACCACCTGTCCGACTGGCACGTGATCACCCAGCAGATGGTAGACGAGTACGCCGCACTGACCGGCGACGGTGAAGGTGAATGGGTCCACCTCGACCCTCAACGCGCCTCCCAGGAGCCCGACTATGGCGGCACCATCGTGCAGGGATTCTTGCAGGTGTCGCACCTGATCAAGTTGCACGCCGAAGCCATGAAAGCCCGGCCCGCCATCGACAAGAACTTTGCGCTTAACTACGGCTTTGATCGGCTGCGCTTTGTCGGCCAGATGCCGGTGGGGGTGAAGTTTAGGGCGCGTGTGGGTGCCCGTGAGCTGGCACACAAGCCCAATGGGGGCTGTTTGCTTAAGCAGCACGTGCAGCTTGAACTGGAGGATGGACGGCCTACGCTGGTGGCGGAGTGGTTGTTTTATCTGGATGGGCGGGCGTTTGGGGAGTGA